CACCATCTGTGTATCGGCAGATTCGCACCCACTCAGCCTACTGACGCCGTCGCCGGACGGATCGGGCCCACCACCAGCGGGTTCACGGTGGAGGCCATCAACACGTAGCCGGCGTCGTTCGCGTGGATGTCGGTCTTGCTGCACATCCACGTCAGCGCGCAGATCGCGGCGACATTCGTCGGCACACCGGACGCCGTCGGGGTCCAGTCGGTGCTGCGGAACGCCGTGGCCACGTCGGCGACCTTCGCATCACCCGAAGCGGCGGCCTGCGCGATGAGCCCGCTCAGTTGCGCCTGCAACTGCACCGACACCTGGGCCAGCGGCTGGTTGCCGGTGAGCCAGAACACCAGGAACGGGTTGTAGTAGTTGAGCAGCACGATCTGGGTCTTGGGGCCGGCCGCCGCACGCAGGTCGTTGACGATGCGCTTGGTGTTGTTGGCGACCGCGACCATGCCGGCCTGCAGACAGGCCGCGTCGATCGCACCGGCGCGGGCAACGCAGGTCTGCACGTCGTTCGCCCCGATGTCGAGCGTGATCAGACGCACCTTCCCCTTCTCGGCCTTGATCGTGTCGACCGCCGTCTGCAGTTGGGTGGCGCCGCCCGGATAGTCGCACCGTCCGCCGCCCACCATCGTCGTGGTGGTCTCGCCGCTGCACGCCAGGTTGACCAGCTTCGCGCCTCGGTACTTGCTGCGCAGGTTGGCGTACACGCCGCCGACGTAGCCTCCGGTCTTGTTGTCGCCGAGCCCCGGCTGGTAGCCGGCCGCGAGCGAATCCCCCAGTGCCACATAGCTTCCGGACGCTGCGTGTGGGTTGTCGGCGCCCGCACGGGCGGGCGCGGCGCCCAGGCTGCACACGAGTGCTGCCGCGCCGACGACGGCGAGGGTGCGCTTCATGGTGGTCTCCTCACGAGCAGGGATGCGATCCATATCACTCTGCCACTTCCGGGTGGGCGAGCAGCCGGATTCGGCTGCGGCCTCAGCAACTTCCCAGCCGAAGCCCGCGCGAGGAGGCTGCGATGCGGCCTCGGCTACGTCCATTACCGTGCGTGGCATGGCCCACCTGCTCGACGAACCGCTCTGGCGCGCCCGCGCCGCGGCGCACGAGCAGCGCGTCGACGACGCCGTCGCCGATCACATCCACCGCCGCGACCGCGGACTCAAGCACCCGATCGACGACTTCCTGTTCCAGTACTACACTTACAAGCCCTCGCAGCTGCGGGTGTGGCACCCGGGCGCGGACGCCCAGCTGGCCGGGGCCGACGAGCGCGCCCGATGGCCGTTCTATCGCGTGGTCGACGGCCTGGCGTCTGTCGACGTCGAGCACTTCCTGGCCCGCCGCCGTCCCGTGTTCGACGCGGCACGACGGGTGCTGCGCGCCACCCTCGACCGGCCGATGCTGCTGTCCTGCTTCGGAATGCACGAGTGGGCGATGGCCTACCGCACGACGCCCGAGGAGATCCGACACACCCAACTCCCCCTGCGTCTCGGACACCGGGGCACGGATGCCGTGGTCGAGGCGCACGAGCTGCGGTGCACCCACTTCGACGCCTACCGTTTCTTCACCCCACCGGCTGTTCCCCGCAACAGCGCTGCACTGCAACGGGATTCACAGCCCGACTTCGAGCAGCCCGGGTGCCTGCACGCCGGGATGGACCTCTACAAGTGGGCCCACAAACTCTCCCCGGTCGTCTCGAGCGACCTCGTGATGGACTTCTTCGAACTCGCCCGCGAGGTGCGGGTACTCGACATGCGCGCATCGCCGTACGACGTCAGCGCGCTGGGTCACGATCCGGTGCAGGTCGAGACCCCCGAGGGCAAGGCCGAGTACGTGCGCGCGCAGCGGGAGTTCGCCGAGCGAGCCCGCCCGTTGCGGGTGCGATTGC
This genomic stretch from Calidifontibacter indicus harbors:
- a CDS encoding SGNH/GDSL hydrolase family protein, which codes for MKRTLAVVGAAALVCSLGAAPARAGADNPHAASGSYVALGDSLAAGYQPGLGDNKTGGYVGGVYANLRSKYRGAKLVNLACSGETTTTMVGGGRCDYPGGATQLQTAVDTIKAEKGKVRLITLDIGANDVQTCVARAGAIDAACLQAGMVAVANNTKRIVNDLRAAAGPKTQIVLLNYYNPFLVFWLTGNQPLAQVSVQLQAQLSGLIAQAAASGDAKVADVATAFRSTDWTPTASGVPTNVAAICALTWMCSKTDIHANDAGYVLMASTVNPLVVGPIRPATASVG
- a CDS encoding 3-methyladenine DNA glycosylase; this translates as MAHLLDEPLWRARAAAHEQRVDDAVADHIHRRDRGLKHPIDDFLFQYYTYKPSQLRVWHPGADAQLAGADERARWPFYRVVDGLASVDVEHFLARRRPVFDAARRVLRATLDRPMLLSCFGMHEWAMAYRTTPEEIRHTQLPLRLGHRGTDAVVEAHELRCTHFDAYRFFTPPAVPRNSAALQRDSQPDFEQPGCLHAGMDLYKWAHKLSPVVSSDLVMDFFELAREVRVLDMRASPYDVSALGHDPVQVETPEGKAEYVRAQREFAERARPLRVRLLEVVEQVADPLIAEVDRA